In Clostridium sporogenes, one genomic interval encodes:
- the rsxA gene encoding electron transport complex subunit RsxA produces the protein MKIFALIISALFVNNFVLARFLGICSFLGVSKKVETATGMGLAVTFVMALASLISYIVYNAILVPLNITYLYTIAFILVIAALVQFVEMVIKKKSPSLYKALGIFLPLITTNCAILGVVIINMNDKLNLIESLIFGTFSGVGYMLAIVLLAGLRERMEACDKMPKAMEGLPISLITAGLMAIAFLGFQGLLH, from the coding sequence ATGAAAATATTTGCTTTGATTATATCAGCGTTATTTGTTAATAACTTCGTTTTAGCAAGATTTTTAGGAATATGTTCTTTCCTTGGTGTTTCAAAGAAAGTTGAAACTGCTACAGGGATGGGACTTGCAGTTACATTCGTTATGGCATTGGCATCACTTATATCTTATATAGTATACAATGCTATACTTGTACCACTTAACATAACTTACCTATATACTATAGCTTTTATATTAGTTATAGCAGCACTAGTTCAATTTGTTGAAATGGTTATTAAAAAGAAGAGCCCTAGTTTATACAAAGCTCTAGGAATATTCTTACCACTTATAACTACAAACTGTGCTATATTAGGTGTGGTTATTATAAACATGAACGATAAACTTAATTTAATAGAATCACTAATATTTGGAACTTTCTCAGGAGTAGGATATATGCTTGCAATAGTTCTTTTAGCAGGTTTAAGAGAAAGAATGGAAGCATGCGATAAAATGCCTAAAGCAATGGAAGGTCTTCCAATATCATTAATAACAGCAGGACTTATGGCAATCGCATTTTTGGGGTTCCAAGGACTACTACATTAG
- the rsxE gene encoding electron transport complex subunit RsxE produces the protein MSVLGERLKNGIIDENVTFVQVLAMCPTLAVTSSAQNGIGMGLASTVVLMGSNLVISLLRKAIPEKIRIPSFIVVIAGFVTLLQFLMQGFVPALYQSLGIFIPLIVVNCVILGRAEAYASKNGPVSSIFDGLGQGLGFTISLTVIGMIRELLGAGQLFGHQIMPSSFQPALIMILAPGAFFTLGILMAIINSRKLKKAK, from the coding sequence ATGAGCGTTTTAGGTGAAAGATTAAAAAATGGAATTATAGACGAAAATGTTACCTTCGTTCAAGTTTTAGCAATGTGTCCTACTTTGGCGGTAACATCAAGTGCTCAAAATGGTATAGGTATGGGACTTGCATCCACAGTAGTTCTTATGGGTTCAAACTTAGTTATATCATTACTTAGAAAAGCAATACCAGAAAAAATTCGTATACCATCATTTATAGTAGTAATAGCAGGATTTGTTACATTACTTCAATTTTTAATGCAAGGTTTCGTACCAGCATTATATCAATCATTAGGTATATTTATACCACTTATAGTTGTTAACTGTGTTATCCTAGGAAGAGCGGAAGCTTATGCATCAAAAAATGGTCCAGTATCTTCAATATTTGATGGATTAGGCCAAGGATTAGGATTTACAATATCATTAACAGTAATAGGAATGATAAGAGAACTATTAGGAGCAGGACAATTATTTGGACATCAAATAATGCCATCTTCATTCCAACCAGCTTTAATAATGATACTTGCGCCAGGAGCATTCTTTACATTAGGAATATTAATGGCAATAATAAATAGCAGAAAATTAAAAAAAGCTAAATAA
- a CDS encoding RnfABCDGE type electron transport complex subunit G gives MEKNETLKLGLKLFIITAIAGLILGGAFAITKKPIEAQVEKTNTEAMKEILPKADKFEKMEGKAKDAVTEVNEGKTGSDVAGYAIKVLTKGYGGQIEMMVGVSKEGKVEGIKILSHSETPGLGANAPQPKFSGQFKGKPIEKDLEVVKTAPGKDNEIEAMTGATITSKAVTKGVNDAVKFYKDELLKTPSNNKKVDGKSGATTSFNTEDTKENKYVVNYERMN, from the coding sequence ATGGAAAAGAATGAAACACTAAAATTAGGATTAAAGCTTTTTATAATAACAGCAATAGCTGGTCTTATATTAGGAGGAGCTTTTGCAATAACTAAAAAACCAATAGAAGCACAAGTAGAAAAAACAAATACTGAAGCCATGAAAGAAATCCTTCCAAAAGCAGACAAATTTGAAAAAATGGAAGGAAAAGCTAAAGATGCTGTAACAGAAGTTAATGAAGGAAAAACAGGTAGTGATGTAGCAGGATATGCTATTAAAGTTTTAACAAAAGGTTACGGTGGACAAATAGAAATGATGGTAGGAGTTTCTAAAGAAGGAAAAGTAGAAGGAATAAAAATTCTTTCCCATTCAGAAACACCAGGACTTGGAGCAAATGCACCACAACCAAAATTTTCAGGACAATTTAAAGGAAAACCAATTGAAAAAGATTTAGAAGTTGTTAAAACAGCACCAGGAAAAGACAATGAAATAGAAGCAATGACAGGGGCAACCATAACATCAAAGGCAGTTACAAAGGGTGTTAATGATGCTGTTAAATTTTATAAAGATGAATTATTAAAAACCCCTTCTAACAACAAAAAAGTAGATGGTAAATCCGGAGCTACAACAAGCTTTAATACAGAGGACACAAAAGAGAATAAGTATGTTGTAAATTATGAAAGAATGAATTAA
- a CDS encoding RnfABCDGE type electron transport complex subunit D: protein MSESMYTLSSSPHIRSKDSVQSIMRDVVIALLPATAAGIYFFKLQALLVILTAVISCIAAEYIWEKATGRDISIGDLSAVVTGMLLAFNVPPTLPLWMVVIGSFFSIIVVKQFFGGIGQNIVNPALAGRAFLLASWPVAMTTWTVDGVTTATPLAILKGAPGELPNLASAFVGHIGGCIGETSALALLIGFAYLLYRRIITWHIPVTYVGTVFVLTTIIGRHGAMSGNAIYEIFVGGLMLGAIFMATDYTTSPMTKKGQVIFAIGCGVITTVIRIFGGYPEGVSYSIILMNLFVPLIDKFVAPRVFGEVK, encoded by the coding sequence ATGTCTGAATCAATGTATACATTATCTTCATCTCCACATATTCGTTCAAAAGATTCTGTTCAATCAATAATGAGAGATGTTGTAATAGCTTTACTTCCAGCAACTGCGGCAGGAATATATTTCTTTAAATTACAAGCACTTTTAGTTATATTAACAGCAGTTATTTCCTGCATAGCAGCAGAATATATTTGGGAAAAAGCTACAGGAAGAGATATAAGTATAGGAGATTTAAGTGCAGTAGTAACAGGAATGTTACTTGCATTTAATGTACCACCAACACTTCCATTATGGATGGTAGTTATAGGAAGTTTCTTTTCTATAATAGTTGTTAAACAATTCTTTGGAGGAATTGGACAAAATATAGTAAACCCAGCATTAGCAGGAAGAGCATTTTTACTTGCATCTTGGCCAGTAGCTATGACTACTTGGACTGTTGATGGAGTTACTACAGCTACACCACTTGCTATTTTAAAGGGCGCACCGGGAGAATTACCAAACTTAGCATCAGCTTTTGTAGGACACATAGGAGGATGTATTGGTGAAACATCAGCTTTAGCATTACTTATAGGATTTGCTTATCTTTTATATAGAAGAATAATAACTTGGCATATACCTGTTACTTATGTAGGAACTGTATTTGTACTTACAACAATAATAGGTAGACATGGAGCTATGTCTGGAAATGCAATATATGAAATATTTGTAGGTGGATTAATGTTAGGTGCTATATTCATGGCAACTGATTATACAACTTCACCAATGACTAAAAAAGGACAGGTTATCTTCGCAATAGGATGTGGTGTTATAACAACAGTTATACGTATATTCGGAGGATATCCAGAAGGAGTTTCTTACTCAATAATATTAATGAATTTATTTGTACCTCTAATAGATAAATTTGTAGCTCCAAGAGTATTTGGGGAGGTGAAATAA
- the rsxC gene encoding electron transport complex subunit RsxC codes for MELLTFKKGVHPPHGKYLTEKKPIEEYLPKGDLVFPMSQHIGAPCNPVVKKGDRVLVGQVIGEATGFVSAPIHSSVSGTVKNLAPVLTAAGTKVMAVIVENDGQYEEIEMPKPKDYNEMTKEEIIKLIQQAGIVGMGGACFPTHVKLSPPPDKKIDSIIVNAAECEPYLTCDHRLMLEESDKIVEGLKIILKIFPEAKGYIGIENNKPDAIEAMKKASQGIANIEVKALKTKYPQGAEKQLIYAIKGREVQSGKLPADAGCVVQNTATVREIYNAVVLGRPLIERIITVTGEAVKEPKNIRMKLGTNLRELVEFCGGYKEDPVKVISGGPMMGMTIPTLDIPTVKGSSGLLSLTEAQAVLPQASSCIRCGRCVEACPMNLIPSTLDSLSNRGELASFEELHGIDCIECGCCTFVCPAKRHLIQSIRTAKRTVIASKRKK; via the coding sequence ATGGAACTATTAACTTTTAAAAAAGGTGTACATCCACCACATGGAAAATACCTTACAGAGAAAAAGCCTATAGAAGAATATTTACCAAAAGGCGATTTAGTTTTTCCTATGTCCCAACATATAGGGGCACCTTGTAATCCTGTAGTTAAAAAGGGTGACAGAGTATTAGTAGGTCAAGTTATAGGAGAGGCTACAGGCTTTGTATCAGCGCCTATACACAGTAGTGTTTCAGGTACTGTAAAAAATCTTGCTCCAGTATTAACTGCAGCAGGAACAAAGGTAATGGCAGTTATTGTAGAAAATGATGGACAATATGAAGAAATTGAAATGCCAAAGCCAAAAGACTACAACGAAATGACAAAAGAAGAAATAATTAAATTAATCCAACAAGCAGGTATTGTTGGTATGGGTGGAGCCTGTTTTCCAACTCATGTAAAACTTTCACCACCACCAGACAAAAAAATAGACTCAATCATAGTAAATGCAGCGGAATGTGAGCCATATTTAACTTGTGACCACAGACTTATGCTAGAAGAGTCAGATAAAATAGTAGAAGGTTTAAAAATAATATTGAAAATATTCCCAGAAGCTAAAGGCTATATAGGAATAGAAAATAATAAACCAGATGCTATAGAAGCTATGAAAAAAGCATCACAAGGAATAGCAAATATAGAAGTTAAAGCTCTTAAAACTAAATACCCACAAGGAGCAGAAAAACAATTAATATATGCTATAAAAGGAAGAGAAGTTCAATCAGGAAAACTTCCAGCAGATGCAGGATGTGTTGTTCAAAACACTGCAACAGTTAGAGAAATATATAATGCAGTAGTTTTAGGAAGACCATTAATAGAAAGAATTATAACAGTTACAGGTGAAGCTGTTAAGGAACCTAAAAATATAAGAATGAAACTTGGAACAAACCTTAGAGAATTAGTAGAATTCTGTGGAGGATACAAAGAAGATCCAGTTAAAGTTATATCCGGTGGGCCAATGATGGGTATGACAATACCAACATTAGATATACCAACAGTAAAAGGTTCTTCAGGCTTATTAAGTTTAACTGAAGCTCAAGCGGTATTACCACAAGCATCAAGCTGTATTAGATGTGGAAGATGTGTAGAGGCATGTCCAATGAACTTGATACCATCTACATTAGATTCTTTATCTAACAGAGGTGAATTAGCTAGCTTTGAAGAATTACACGGTATAGATTGTATAGAATGTGGATGCTGTACTTTTGTATGTCCAGCTAAACGTCATTTAATCCAATCTATAAGAACAGCTAAACGTACAGTTATAGCTTCAAAAAGAAAAAAATAA
- a CDS encoding sodium:solute symporter family protein — translation MNGYLIFIIIYAIILILAGFFVKKYVKGAADFFVAGRKLNSKLLFTTLIAANIGAGSTVGITGIAYKYGVSSYWWIFMSAIGTAVLAFLVGPKIWEKSMKYNLYTLGDYLDIRYSKYFKGAISIMMTIGTLALFAGQLMGIAWILNVTSGIDKNIGILIGAVVVVLYFSSGGLLSSAIVNVLELVIIILGFIIAVPYCIKSVNGFTGLHTAILNNLSANESVNYFSLKGIGISTIAGWFLMLTPSFFISPGLIGKVYGAKDIKTIKRGAGICAVVQGLFAFLPTILGMCAFAVFPNLNQQELALPMVMKNLMPFSVSALALAAIFAAEVSTADAVLYMLTTTFTEDIYKTFINPKIEDKKLLKAGRIVTVIGGVLGVAMAFILPNIITALSIFYTLMSVSLTVPLLFGLFSEKPNTKIAFISSIIGIIVTLYLQFQNNDKGIWILNAQSTGILCSLIAMIIFLALKKEIRT, via the coding sequence GTGAACGGATATTTAATATTTATAATAATATATGCCATAATACTTATATTAGCAGGATTTTTTGTCAAAAAATATGTAAAAGGTGCTGCAGATTTTTTTGTAGCAGGAAGAAAACTTAATTCTAAATTATTATTTACTACACTAATAGCAGCAAATATAGGGGCAGGGTCCACTGTGGGGATAACCGGTATTGCATATAAGTATGGAGTATCTTCTTATTGGTGGATATTTATGTCTGCTATAGGAACAGCTGTATTAGCTTTTTTGGTAGGACCTAAAATATGGGAAAAATCCATGAAATACAATTTGTATACCTTAGGAGATTACTTAGATATAAGATATTCTAAATATTTCAAAGGAGCTATATCTATAATGATGACCATAGGTACGCTAGCATTATTTGCAGGTCAACTTATGGGAATTGCATGGATATTAAATGTAACTTCAGGCATTGATAAAAATATAGGAATTTTAATTGGAGCAGTAGTTGTGGTTCTTTATTTTTCATCCGGTGGGCTTTTATCTTCAGCTATAGTAAACGTATTAGAATTAGTAATAATAATACTAGGGTTTATAATTGCAGTACCTTATTGTATAAAGAGTGTAAATGGATTTACTGGATTACATACAGCCATACTAAATAATTTATCAGCAAATGAAAGTGTAAATTATTTTAGTTTAAAAGGTATAGGTATAAGTACCATAGCAGGGTGGTTTTTAATGCTTACACCATCATTTTTTATATCACCAGGATTAATAGGGAAAGTTTACGGGGCAAAAGATATAAAAACTATAAAAAGAGGAGCAGGAATATGTGCAGTAGTTCAAGGATTGTTTGCATTTTTACCTACCATATTAGGAATGTGCGCCTTTGCAGTGTTTCCTAATCTTAATCAACAGGAATTAGCATTACCTATGGTCATGAAAAACCTAATGCCTTTTTCAGTATCTGCTTTAGCATTAGCCGCTATATTTGCAGCGGAAGTTAGTACAGCAGATGCGGTTTTATATATGCTAACAACCACCTTTACAGAAGATATATATAAAACTTTTATAAATCCTAAAATAGAAGATAAAAAGCTATTAAAGGCAGGGAGAATAGTTACAGTCATAGGCGGAGTATTGGGAGTAGCTATGGCTTTTATATTGCCTAATATAATAACAGCATTGTCTATATTTTATACACTAATGTCAGTTTCTTTAACAGTACCACTATTATTTGGATTATTTTCAGAAAAACCTAATACTAAAATAGCCTTTATATCATCAATAATAGGAATAATAGTAACATTGTATTTACAATTTCAAAACAATGATAAAGGTATATGGATATTAAATGCACAATCTACAGGCATATTATGTTCTTTGATTGCAATGATAATATTTCTAGCACTAAAAAAGGAAATTAGGACTTAA
- a CDS encoding sensor histidine kinase yields the protein MKNRIKRLFNKIIKPFKYVYKLVSYKVKKSIRLELIFTFGLCFLMAIMTYIIANSYLTKASRYSEIDYEKGINEIYNNSLAISNEINSQKLKIEDKKTIQDIIDRHWSIDKNNKIFIANTEGKILFKVGNVEAEKVDIFEIIKNNIQLQNAGNYQYDYDIGRKEFVSINPLIFENEKAYIIVQGIPRAETVYYTKDKSVSAFLLAVIVFIFGFLFITKKKMNYIEQISNGLLQISKGNLDYRVKRVGNDELALLADNINYMAKELSDKMEKERKIEKAKNDLITNVSHDLRTPLTSIMGYLGLIKEKKFKSEQELMEYANVAYNKSEKLKNLIQDLFSYTKYTNDRVTLNKQRIILAELLDQLIEELVPICEENKVSINKYAWDSEIVSEIDADKMVRVFENLIMNAIRYSIKPGEIKINLYKERVFSMVSISNKSEEISKEDLKKLFDRFYRLDKSRTASTGGSGLGLAIAKSIVEMHKGSIWAEYQKGYITFYIKLIMVEDE from the coding sequence TTGAAAAATAGAATAAAGAGATTATTTAATAAGATAATAAAACCTTTTAAATATGTATATAAATTAGTATCTTATAAAGTAAAAAAAAGCATAAGACTAGAACTTATATTTACATTTGGATTATGTTTTTTAATGGCTATTATGACATATATTATAGCTAATAGTTATTTAACTAAAGCTAGTAGGTATTCAGAGATAGATTATGAGAAAGGAATAAATGAAATTTATAATAATTCTTTGGCTATATCAAATGAAATTAATAGCCAAAAATTAAAAATAGAAGATAAAAAGACTATACAAGATATTATAGATAGGCATTGGAGTATAGATAAGAACAATAAAATATTTATAGCTAATACTGAAGGAAAAATTCTTTTTAAGGTAGGAAATGTAGAGGCCGAAAAGGTTGATATATTTGAAATTATAAAAAATAATATACAACTTCAAAATGCAGGGAATTATCAATATGATTATGATATAGGAAGAAAAGAATTTGTAAGTATTAATCCATTGATTTTTGAAAATGAAAAGGCTTATATAATAGTTCAAGGGATACCAAGAGCAGAGACTGTATATTATACCAAGGATAAATCTGTAAGTGCGTTTTTGTTAGCTGTTATAGTATTTATATTTGGATTTTTATTTATAACAAAAAAGAAAATGAATTATATAGAACAAATATCAAATGGCCTTTTACAAATATCAAAAGGAAACTTAGATTATAGAGTAAAAAGAGTAGGAAACGATGAACTAGCATTATTAGCAGATAATATAAATTATATGGCAAAAGAGTTGAGTGATAAAATGGAAAAAGAAAGAAAGATAGAAAAAGCTAAAAATGACTTAATAACAAATGTTTCACATGATTTAAGGACACCACTTACATCTATAATGGGTTACTTAGGATTAATAAAAGAAAAAAAATTCAAAAGTGAACAAGAGTTGATGGAATATGCAAATGTGGCTTATAATAAATCCGAAAAGCTAAAAAATCTAATACAGGATTTATTTTCTTATACAAAATATACAAATGACAGAGTAACCCTAAACAAACAAAGGATTATTTTAGCGGAATTATTAGATCAATTAATAGAAGAATTAGTACCTATATGTGAAGAAAATAAGGTAAGTATAAATAAATATGCCTGGGATTCTGAAATAGTATCAGAAATAGATGCGGACAAAATGGTAAGAGTTTTTGAAAATCTAATAATGAATGCTATAAGGTATAGTATAAAACCAGGAGAAATAAAAATTAATTTGTATAAGGAAAGAGTATTTTCTATGGTATCCATATCAAATAAAAGTGAAGAAATATCAAAAGAAGACCTAAAAAAATTATTTGATAGATTTTATAGGTTAGATAAATCAAGAACTGCATCAACTGGTGGAAGTGGTTTAGGGTTAGCTATAGCCAAGAGTATAGTAGAAATGCATAAAGGCAGTATTTGGGCAGAGTACCAAAAGGGATATATAACTTTTTATATAAAATTAATTATGGTAGAGGATGAATAA
- a CDS encoding response regulator transcription factor, translating to MSAEKILIVDDEKEIRDLIDIYLTNEGYTTLKASNGIEALELLKTNNVHLIILDIMMPKMDGIEACMKIREEKSMPIIMLSAKSEDMDKIIGLTTGADDYITKPFNPLELLARVKSQLRRYIKLNNSNGNENEDIVTIEDITINVATHEVKIGDQLVKLTPREFDILELLARNRGVVFSIEKIYELVWKEEFLDSNNTVMVHIRKLREKIEQNPRNPRYIKTVWGVGYKVEK from the coding sequence ATGTCAGCAGAAAAAATACTCATTGTTGATGATGAAAAAGAAATCAGAGATTTAATAGATATATACTTAACCAATGAAGGGTATACAACTTTAAAAGCATCTAATGGGATAGAAGCTCTAGAACTTTTAAAGACTAATAATGTTCATCTTATAATATTAGATATAATGATGCCTAAGATGGATGGAATAGAAGCTTGTATGAAAATAAGAGAAGAAAAAAGTATGCCTATAATAATGCTTTCAGCTAAAAGTGAAGATATGGACAAAATAATAGGATTGACGACAGGTGCGGATGATTATATAACAAAGCCTTTTAATCCTTTAGAGCTTTTAGCTAGAGTTAAATCTCAGTTAAGAAGATATATAAAGCTTAATAATTCAAATGGAAATGAAAATGAAGATATTGTTACTATAGAAGATATAACTATAAATGTAGCAACCCATGAAGTTAAAATTGGAGATCAGCTAGTTAAACTTACACCAAGAGAATTTGATATTTTGGAGCTACTGGCTAGAAATAGAGGGGTAGTGTTTAGTATAGAAAAAATATATGAATTAGTATGGAAAGAGGAATTTTTAGATTCTAATAATACAGTAATGGTTCATATAAGAAAATTAAGGGAAAAAATAGAACAAAACCCTAGAAATCCGAGATATATAAAAACAGTTTGGGGAGTTGGATACAAGGTTGAAAAATAG
- a CDS encoding phosphatase PAP2 family protein encodes MIHKIKENIVPLSLMLIIPIVNVFYGILNNSNRGVYTLVTDLDKSMPFIPAFSVPYMVWYPFIIISLIYMCFKNRELYYKSLTSIIISLITSYIIFFFFQTTVPRPEVIGNDTFSDIVKFIYSTDKAYNCFPSIHVITTYIIMRYMLNHEIKNSKTINITVTILGILIILSTEFIKQHVLFDIIFAIILGEGIYNMINYYGLEMIKKCQQKKYSLLMMKKKSEI; translated from the coding sequence TTGATACACAAAATTAAAGAAAATATTGTGCCATTAAGCTTAATGTTAATAATACCAATAGTAAATGTTTTTTATGGTATTTTAAATAACTCAAATAGGGGAGTATACACTTTAGTTACGGACTTGGATAAATCTATGCCTTTTATACCTGCATTTTCTGTTCCTTATATGGTTTGGTATCCCTTTATAATTATATCTTTAATATATATGTGTTTTAAAAATAGAGAATTATATTATAAGTCTTTAACAAGTATAATAATAAGTCTAATTACAAGTTATATTATATTTTTCTTTTTTCAAACTACAGTGCCAAGACCAGAAGTAATAGGTAATGATACATTTAGTGACATTGTTAAATTTATATATAGTACGGATAAAGCTTATAATTGTTTTCCAAGTATTCATGTTATAACTACTTATATTATTATGAGGTATATGTTAAATCATGAAATAAAAAATAGTAAAACAATTAATATTACTGTTACAATATTGGGGATACTTATTATATTATCTACTGAATTTATAAAACAACATGTTTTATTCGATATAATATTTGCTATAATCTTAGGTGAAGGAATTTATAATATGATAAATTATTATGGTTTGGAGATGATTAAGAAATGTCAGCAGAAAAAATACTCATTGTTGATGATGAAAAAGAAATCAGAGATTTAA
- a CDS encoding YeiH family protein, whose protein sequence is MERLKTILPGILLSFSIALLATWLGNLMPVIGGAVFGIIIGIIINNIIGKPKNTIEGVAFTSKKVLQWAIIVLGAGLSLSQVRKTGLESLEVTIFTIATAFITAYVVGKFFKIPDKLKTLIGVGTAICGGSAIAAISPIIEADEVEIAYSISTIFLFNIIAVLIFPPLGHLLGFSDKAFGLWAGTAINDTSSVVAAGYAFSNKAGEYATIVKLTRATLIIPISLIFAFITAYKKKKEAKMAKGEVNYSFKKIFPWFILWFLVASLLNTMGLFKGSTIHYINELGKFLIVMALSAIGLSSNFKEMTKAGFKPILLGVIVWFNVAVVSIIIQFVTGQI, encoded by the coding sequence ATGGAAAGACTAAAAACTATATTACCAGGGATTTTGCTATCATTCTCTATAGCTCTATTAGCAACTTGGCTTGGAAACTTAATGCCAGTAATAGGAGGAGCAGTCTTTGGCATAATAATAGGAATAATAATAAACAACATTATAGGCAAACCTAAAAATACTATAGAAGGAGTAGCATTTACATCAAAAAAAGTATTACAATGGGCTATTATAGTTTTAGGGGCAGGATTAAGTTTATCACAGGTTAGGAAAACAGGGCTAGAATCCTTAGAAGTGACTATATTTACAATAGCTACAGCCTTCATAACTGCCTATGTAGTTGGTAAGTTTTTCAAAATACCAGACAAGCTAAAAACTTTAATAGGGGTAGGAACAGCTATATGTGGAGGTTCTGCTATTGCAGCTATATCTCCTATAATAGAAGCGGATGAAGTAGAGATAGCTTACTCTATATCAACTATATTTTTATTTAACATAATAGCTGTTTTAATATTTCCACCATTAGGTCATCTATTAGGATTTTCAGATAAAGCCTTTGGATTATGGGCAGGAACAGCTATAAATGATACCTCCTCTGTAGTAGCTGCAGGATATGCTTTTAGCAATAAGGCAGGAGAATATGCCACCATAGTTAAATTAACAAGAGCTACTCTAATAATACCAATATCATTAATATTTGCATTTATAACAGCCTATAAAAAGAAAAAAGAAGCTAAAATGGCAAAGGGAGAAGTGAATTATTCCTTCAAAAAAATATTCCCATGGTTCATATTATGGTTTTTAGTAGCATCCCTATTAAATACTATGGGATTATTTAAAGGAAGCACAATTCATTATATAAATGAGCTAGGAAAATTTTTAATAGTAATGGCACTATCAGCCATAGGGCTAAGTTCAAACTTTAAAGAAATGACTAAAGCAGGATTTAAACCAATACTTTTAGGCGTTATAGTATGGTTTAATGTAGCAGTAGTAAGTATAATAATACAATTTGTAACAGGACAAATATAA